In one Phyllostomus discolor isolate MPI-MPIP mPhyDis1 chromosome 8, mPhyDis1.pri.v3, whole genome shotgun sequence genomic region, the following are encoded:
- the FLOT2 gene encoding flotillin-2 isoform X2: MGNCHTVGPNEALVVSGGCCGSDYKQYVFGGWAWAWWCISDTQRLSLEVMTILCRCENIETSEGVPLFVTGVAQVKIMTEKELLAVACEQFLGKNVQDIKNVVLQTLEGHLRSILGTLTVEQIYQDRDQFAKLVREVAAPDVGRMGIEILSFTIKDVYDKVDYLSSLGKTQTAVVQRDADIGVAEAERDAGIREAECKKEMLDVKFMADTKIADSKRAFELQKSAFSEEVNIKTAEAQLAYELQGAREQQKIRQEEIEIEVVQRKKQIAVEEQEILRTDKELIATVRRPAEAEAHRIQEIAEGEKVKQVLLAQAEAEKIRKIGEAEAAVIEAMGKAEAERMKLKAQAYQKYGDSAKMALVLEALPQIAAKVAAPLSKVDEIVVLSGDNNKVTSEVNRLLAELPASVHALTGVDLSKIPLIKKATGAQV; the protein is encoded by the exons GGGGCTGTTGCGGTTCAGACTATAAGCAGTACGTGTTTggcggctgggcctgggcctggtggTGTATCTCCGACACTCAGAG ACTGTCTCTGGAGGTTATGACCATCCTGTGTCGCTGTGAGAATATTGAGACGTCGGAGGGGGTCCCGCTATTCGTAACAGGGGTTGCACAG GTGAAGATCATGAcggagaaggagctcctagctGTAGCCTGTGAGCAGTTCCTGGGCAAGAATGTACAGGACATCAAGAATGTCGTCCTGCAGACCTTGGAGGGGCACCTGCGTTCCATCCTTG GAACCCTGACTGTGGAGCAGATTTATCAGGACCGGGACCAGTTTGCCAAGCTGGTGCGGGAGGTAGCAGCCCCTGATGTCGGCCGAATGGGCATTGAGATCCTCAGCTTCACCATCAAG gatGTGTATGACAAAGTGGACTACCTGAGCTCCCTGGGCAAGACGCAGACTGCTGTGGTACAGAGAGATGCTGACATTGGTGTGGCTGAGGCTGAGCGGGACGCAGGTATCCGG GAAGCTGAGTGCAAGAAGGAGATGCTGGACGTGAAATTCATGGCAGACACCAAAATCGCTGACTCGAAGCGAGCCTTTGAGCTGCAAAAGTCAGCCTTCAGTGAGGAAGTCAATATTAAG ACAGCTGAGGCCCAGCTGGCCTATGAGCTACAAGGGGCCCGTGAGCAGCAGAAGATTCGGCAAGAAGAGATTGAGATTGAGGTCGTGCAGCGCAAGAAGCAGATTGCAGTGGAGGAGCAGGAGATCCTGCGCACAGACAAGGAGCTTATTGCCACGGTGCGCCGCCCCGCTGAGGCAGAGGCACACCGCATACAGGAGATAGCTGAGGGCGAAAA AGTGAAGCAGGTCCTCTTGGCTCAGGCAGAGGCTGAGAAGATCCGAAAAATCGGCGAGGCGGAGGCAGCCGTCATCGAGGCGATgggcaaggcagaggctgagCGGATGAAGCTCAAGGCTCAGGCCTACCAGAAATATGGGGACTCAGCCAAGATGGCCTTGGTGCTGGAGGCCCTGCCCCAG ATTGCTGCCAAAGTCGCCGCCCCACTGAGCAAAGTTGATGAGATTGTGGTCCTCAGTGGGGACAACAATAAAGTGACATCAGAAGTGAACCGACTGCTGGCCGAACTGCCCGCCTCCGTGCATGCCCTTACAGGCGTGGACCTATCAAAG ATACCCCTGATCAAGAAGGCCACCGGCGCACAGGTGTGA
- the FLOT2 gene encoding flotillin-2 isoform X1, with product MGNCHTVGPNEALVVSGGCCGSDYKQYVFGGWAWAWWCISDTQRISLEIMTLQPRCEDVETAEGVALTVTGVAQVKIMTEKELLAVACEQFLGKNVQDIKNVVLQTLEGHLRSILGTLTVEQIYQDRDQFAKLVREVAAPDVGRMGIEILSFTIKDVYDKVDYLSSLGKTQTAVVQRDADIGVAEAERDAGIREAECKKEMLDVKFMADTKIADSKRAFELQKSAFSEEVNIKTAEAQLAYELQGAREQQKIRQEEIEIEVVQRKKQIAVEEQEILRTDKELIATVRRPAEAEAHRIQEIAEGEKVKQVLLAQAEAEKIRKIGEAEAAVIEAMGKAEAERMKLKAQAYQKYGDSAKMALVLEALPQIAAKVAAPLSKVDEIVVLSGDNNKVTSEVNRLLAELPASVHALTGVDLSKIPLIKKATGAQV from the exons GGGGCTGTTGCGGTTCAGACTATAAGCAGTACGTGTTTggcggctgggcctgggcctggtggTGTATCTCCGACACTCAGAG GATTTCCCTAGAGATTATGACGTTACAGCCCCGCTGCGAGGACGTAGAGACGGCCGAGGGGGTAGCTTTAACTGTGACGGGTGTCGCCCAG GTGAAGATCATGAcggagaaggagctcctagctGTAGCCTGTGAGCAGTTCCTGGGCAAGAATGTACAGGACATCAAGAATGTCGTCCTGCAGACCTTGGAGGGGCACCTGCGTTCCATCCTTG GAACCCTGACTGTGGAGCAGATTTATCAGGACCGGGACCAGTTTGCCAAGCTGGTGCGGGAGGTAGCAGCCCCTGATGTCGGCCGAATGGGCATTGAGATCCTCAGCTTCACCATCAAG gatGTGTATGACAAAGTGGACTACCTGAGCTCCCTGGGCAAGACGCAGACTGCTGTGGTACAGAGAGATGCTGACATTGGTGTGGCTGAGGCTGAGCGGGACGCAGGTATCCGG GAAGCTGAGTGCAAGAAGGAGATGCTGGACGTGAAATTCATGGCAGACACCAAAATCGCTGACTCGAAGCGAGCCTTTGAGCTGCAAAAGTCAGCCTTCAGTGAGGAAGTCAATATTAAG ACAGCTGAGGCCCAGCTGGCCTATGAGCTACAAGGGGCCCGTGAGCAGCAGAAGATTCGGCAAGAAGAGATTGAGATTGAGGTCGTGCAGCGCAAGAAGCAGATTGCAGTGGAGGAGCAGGAGATCCTGCGCACAGACAAGGAGCTTATTGCCACGGTGCGCCGCCCCGCTGAGGCAGAGGCACACCGCATACAGGAGATAGCTGAGGGCGAAAA AGTGAAGCAGGTCCTCTTGGCTCAGGCAGAGGCTGAGAAGATCCGAAAAATCGGCGAGGCGGAGGCAGCCGTCATCGAGGCGATgggcaaggcagaggctgagCGGATGAAGCTCAAGGCTCAGGCCTACCAGAAATATGGGGACTCAGCCAAGATGGCCTTGGTGCTGGAGGCCCTGCCCCAG ATTGCTGCCAAAGTCGCCGCCCCACTGAGCAAAGTTGATGAGATTGTGGTCCTCAGTGGGGACAACAATAAAGTGACATCAGAAGTGAACCGACTGCTGGCCGAACTGCCCGCCTCCGTGCATGCCCTTACAGGCGTGGACCTATCAAAG ATACCCCTGATCAAGAAGGCCACCGGCGCACAGGTGTGA
- the FLOT2 gene encoding flotillin-2 isoform X3, whose protein sequence is MTLQPRCEDVETAEGVALTVTGVAQVKIMTEKELLAVACEQFLGKNVQDIKNVVLQTLEGHLRSILGTLTVEQIYQDRDQFAKLVREVAAPDVGRMGIEILSFTIKDVYDKVDYLSSLGKTQTAVVQRDADIGVAEAERDAGIREAECKKEMLDVKFMADTKIADSKRAFELQKSAFSEEVNIKTAEAQLAYELQGAREQQKIRQEEIEIEVVQRKKQIAVEEQEILRTDKELIATVRRPAEAEAHRIQEIAEGEKVKQVLLAQAEAEKIRKIGEAEAAVIEAMGKAEAERMKLKAQAYQKYGDSAKMALVLEALPQIAAKVAAPLSKVDEIVVLSGDNNKVTSEVNRLLAELPASVHALTGVDLSKIPLIKKATGAQV, encoded by the exons ATGACGTTACAGCCCCGCTGCGAGGACGTAGAGACGGCCGAGGGGGTAGCTTTAACTGTGACGGGTGTCGCCCAG GTGAAGATCATGAcggagaaggagctcctagctGTAGCCTGTGAGCAGTTCCTGGGCAAGAATGTACAGGACATCAAGAATGTCGTCCTGCAGACCTTGGAGGGGCACCTGCGTTCCATCCTTG GAACCCTGACTGTGGAGCAGATTTATCAGGACCGGGACCAGTTTGCCAAGCTGGTGCGGGAGGTAGCAGCCCCTGATGTCGGCCGAATGGGCATTGAGATCCTCAGCTTCACCATCAAG gatGTGTATGACAAAGTGGACTACCTGAGCTCCCTGGGCAAGACGCAGACTGCTGTGGTACAGAGAGATGCTGACATTGGTGTGGCTGAGGCTGAGCGGGACGCAGGTATCCGG GAAGCTGAGTGCAAGAAGGAGATGCTGGACGTGAAATTCATGGCAGACACCAAAATCGCTGACTCGAAGCGAGCCTTTGAGCTGCAAAAGTCAGCCTTCAGTGAGGAAGTCAATATTAAG ACAGCTGAGGCCCAGCTGGCCTATGAGCTACAAGGGGCCCGTGAGCAGCAGAAGATTCGGCAAGAAGAGATTGAGATTGAGGTCGTGCAGCGCAAGAAGCAGATTGCAGTGGAGGAGCAGGAGATCCTGCGCACAGACAAGGAGCTTATTGCCACGGTGCGCCGCCCCGCTGAGGCAGAGGCACACCGCATACAGGAGATAGCTGAGGGCGAAAA AGTGAAGCAGGTCCTCTTGGCTCAGGCAGAGGCTGAGAAGATCCGAAAAATCGGCGAGGCGGAGGCAGCCGTCATCGAGGCGATgggcaaggcagaggctgagCGGATGAAGCTCAAGGCTCAGGCCTACCAGAAATATGGGGACTCAGCCAAGATGGCCTTGGTGCTGGAGGCCCTGCCCCAG ATTGCTGCCAAAGTCGCCGCCCCACTGAGCAAAGTTGATGAGATTGTGGTCCTCAGTGGGGACAACAATAAAGTGACATCAGAAGTGAACCGACTGCTGGCCGAACTGCCCGCCTCCGTGCATGCCCTTACAGGCGTGGACCTATCAAAG ATACCCCTGATCAAGAAGGCCACCGGCGCACAGGTGTGA
- the FLOT2 gene encoding flotillin-2 isoform X4 has translation MTEKELLAVACEQFLGKNVQDIKNVVLQTLEGHLRSILGTLTVEQIYQDRDQFAKLVREVAAPDVGRMGIEILSFTIKDVYDKVDYLSSLGKTQTAVVQRDADIGVAEAERDAGIREAECKKEMLDVKFMADTKIADSKRAFELQKSAFSEEVNIKTAEAQLAYELQGAREQQKIRQEEIEIEVVQRKKQIAVEEQEILRTDKELIATVRRPAEAEAHRIQEIAEGEKVKQVLLAQAEAEKIRKIGEAEAAVIEAMGKAEAERMKLKAQAYQKYGDSAKMALVLEALPQIAAKVAAPLSKVDEIVVLSGDNNKVTSEVNRLLAELPASVHALTGVDLSKIPLIKKATGAQV, from the exons ATGAcggagaaggagctcctagctGTAGCCTGTGAGCAGTTCCTGGGCAAGAATGTACAGGACATCAAGAATGTCGTCCTGCAGACCTTGGAGGGGCACCTGCGTTCCATCCTTG GAACCCTGACTGTGGAGCAGATTTATCAGGACCGGGACCAGTTTGCCAAGCTGGTGCGGGAGGTAGCAGCCCCTGATGTCGGCCGAATGGGCATTGAGATCCTCAGCTTCACCATCAAG gatGTGTATGACAAAGTGGACTACCTGAGCTCCCTGGGCAAGACGCAGACTGCTGTGGTACAGAGAGATGCTGACATTGGTGTGGCTGAGGCTGAGCGGGACGCAGGTATCCGG GAAGCTGAGTGCAAGAAGGAGATGCTGGACGTGAAATTCATGGCAGACACCAAAATCGCTGACTCGAAGCGAGCCTTTGAGCTGCAAAAGTCAGCCTTCAGTGAGGAAGTCAATATTAAG ACAGCTGAGGCCCAGCTGGCCTATGAGCTACAAGGGGCCCGTGAGCAGCAGAAGATTCGGCAAGAAGAGATTGAGATTGAGGTCGTGCAGCGCAAGAAGCAGATTGCAGTGGAGGAGCAGGAGATCCTGCGCACAGACAAGGAGCTTATTGCCACGGTGCGCCGCCCCGCTGAGGCAGAGGCACACCGCATACAGGAGATAGCTGAGGGCGAAAA AGTGAAGCAGGTCCTCTTGGCTCAGGCAGAGGCTGAGAAGATCCGAAAAATCGGCGAGGCGGAGGCAGCCGTCATCGAGGCGATgggcaaggcagaggctgagCGGATGAAGCTCAAGGCTCAGGCCTACCAGAAATATGGGGACTCAGCCAAGATGGCCTTGGTGCTGGAGGCCCTGCCCCAG ATTGCTGCCAAAGTCGCCGCCCCACTGAGCAAAGTTGATGAGATTGTGGTCCTCAGTGGGGACAACAATAAAGTGACATCAGAAGTGAACCGACTGCTGGCCGAACTGCCCGCCTCCGTGCATGCCCTTACAGGCGTGGACCTATCAAAG ATACCCCTGATCAAGAAGGCCACCGGCGCACAGGTGTGA